In the Malaya genurostris strain Urasoe2022 chromosome 1, Malgen_1.1, whole genome shotgun sequence genome, one interval contains:
- the LOC131426992 gene encoding proton-coupled folate transporter-like: MKIIIEKEEHCPLLAHSTRRNNGLNILNSITIEPVVLLHCFGWSISEVKLVDQIIYQSCVVTLGSSACSKLGSEDVGIFLEEIIQPYASMVSMGIVVLTSVVPALTAMFFAPWSDKFGRKGIIAAASIGYLITDLLVALVSYLSSFYVINPWYYFVANIPVAILGGFSVFNVGVYSYLHDITNEHNRTIRMGVLHGCTMFGILSGLLVSSYLSTVTSLTVMYLLSASTALISILYLLFAIDESVIGVELYTKTEKLKSAFNINFMRSMLNTLTKSRPGRDRLITWLLIAVGALVEFAIAGRVLFYLYTRHEFKWDSSTYSLWLAIEMGTIMMGNLFGIVMLKKWLRMSDVGVLMVSTVNHLGDYMLKGFSTQGWQLYYTTILTPFKGIDGAAVRSILSKILPAEDIGKIYAMDLCIKAIIPLISVFVLTYLYNHTVDKTPATYLFVTGAMFGLNLLFIGMIYTLLKSRQ; encoded by the exons ATGAAGATTATAATCGAAAAGGAAGAACATTGTCCGTTACTGGCGCACAGTACTAGGCGTAATAAtggattaaacattctgaatagTATAACTATCGAACCGGTGGTTCTTTTACACTGTTTTGGATGGAGCATCTCTG AGGTGAAGCTTGTCGATCAAATTATATATCAATCGTGTGTAGTGACACTTGGATCTAGTGCATGTTCCAAATTAGGTAGTGAAGATGTTGGTATTTTCCTAGAGGAAATCATTCAACCATATGCGTCGATGGTATCGATGGGTATTGTCGTACTTACTTCAGTAGTTCCTGCTCTTACGGCAATGTTTTTCGCACCTTGGTCTGATAAATTTGGTCGAAAAGGGATAATAGCTGCCGCTTCGATTG GATATTTAATCACAGATTTGTTGGTGGCTTTAGTTAGTTACTTGTCATCATTCTACGTTATAAACCCGTGGTATTATTTTGTAGCAAATATACCAGTGGCGATTTTAGGAGGCTTTTCTGTATTTAACGTAGGGGTTTACAGTTACCTTCATGACATAACAAATGAACATAATAGAACAATCCGGATGGGAGTTTTGCATGGTTGTACAATGTTCGGAATACTGAGTGGACTGTTGGTCAGCAGTTATCTCAGCACAGTAACATCACTAACGGTGATGTACTTATTATCAGCATCAACAGCTCTCATAAGCATTCTTTACCTGTTGTTTGCGATTGATGAAAGTGTTATAGGGGTCGAATTGTACACTAAGACAGAGAAACTGAAATCagcatttaatataaatttcATGAGATCAATGTTGAACACCTTGACGAAAAGCAGACCAGGGCGTGATCGATTAATCACATGGCTTCTGATAGCCGTTGGTGCATTAGTGGAATTTGCTATCGCCGGCCGGGTTCTCTTTTACTTGTATACTAGACATGAGTTCAAATGGGATAGCAGTACATATAGCCTATGGTTGGCTATTGAAATGGGGACAATTATGATGGGTAATCTTTTTGGAATCGTCATGTTAAAGAAATGGCTCCGCATGTCAGATGTTGGTGTACTAATGGTTTCCACTGTCAACCATCTCGGAGATTATATGCTAAAAGGATTCTCAACACAAGGGTGGCAACTATATTACACAACGATTTTGACACCATTTAAGGGCATCGATGGAGCCGCAGTTAGATCGATTCTATCGAAAATTCTTCCCGCAGAAGACATTGGAAAAATTTACGCAATGGATTTGTGCATTAAGGCCATAATACCACtgatctctgtatttgtactgaCATATCTCTATAATCACACGGTTGATAAAACACCTGCAACGTATTTGTTTGTGACCGGAGCAATGTTCGGGCTAAATTTGTTGTTTATTGG AATGATATACACGTTACTTAAGTCACGACAATAG